GTTCACCCGGAGGACACCGGAGAGCGGGAGCCGGCGGATGCGGGGTGGTCGGACGCTGCGCATGCGACAACCTTAGCTGGTGTTTTACTCGTGAAACATATTGACGGACTGACGGACTGTGGCACTCGTCTCGTGGCGCGCACTCCCGCGCGCTCCCCCGCGTACACCCTTGCGCTCGTATGCGCGCCATCGGGCCCGGGCATGCCCTGACCGACTGTCCGACCTCACTCTCAGCACGACCCATGTCGTCGAACGGGAAGTCGAACGGGGAGGTGCGCGGTGCACGGACCGGTGTCGGCCGGCTGGCTGCTGGTCGCGCTGTGCGCGGTGACCGGGGCGTACTGCCTGCTGCGGATGCGCAGCGCCGTGGAGGAGCAGCGGCGCGCCGCCGGCGGTGAGGCGCTGATGGGGTTCGGCATGGCGGCGATGGCCGTGCCCGCCGCGGCCGTGGCTCCGCCGCGCTGGGCCTGGCTCCTCTACACCCTCGTGTTCGGCGCGGCCGCGGTGCGCGCGCTGTGGGCGGCCCGCGCGGGCGCACACCATCTGCACCATCTGGTGGGTGCGCTGGCGATGGTCTACATGGCCGCCGTCATGGCCCTCGCGCCGGGTGGCGGCCACGGCGGTACGGGGCTGCCTCCGGTGACGGGGGCGCTGCTGGTGTACTTCGCCGGGTACGTGGTGTGGGCGGGGCTCCGGCTCGTGCCCGTACCGGCCGCCGCGCGGACGGGGGTGCGGGCCGGGGGCGCGACGGGCTGGGGAGACCGGCCGGAGCTGGCGCGGGCCTGTCGACTGTCCATGGGCATCGGGATGTTCGCCATGCTGCTGACGGTCTGAACCGCCGCGGACGACGACCGGTCGTGGTCTGCGTCACTTCGGTGGCTCGGCCCGTGTCGCCGTGCGCCGGCGCGCTCATAGGCTGCGCCTCATGATGGTCCCCGCGGCGTTGTTGCTGCTCGGCGCCCTGACCGCCGTCGTCGCCCCGCGACTGCTGGCCCGCGCCGACTGGCCGGACCGTGAACCGGTGGTCGCCCTGTGGGTGTGGCAGTGCGTGGTGGCGGCGGTGCTGCTGTGTTGTGCGCTGTCGATGGCGCTGAGCGCGGCGGCGGCCTGGACGGTGGTGCGCGGGCGGGTGTTCGCGCCCGCGCCGCAGGGGGTCGTGGACGCGTACGCGCTGGACAGCGGCGGCTCCTGGGCCGTGGGCACCGCCGTCGCCCTCGCGGGCGGCGGGCTGTGGACCGGGACGATGCTGGTCCGCGAGGTCCTCGGGGCCCGGCGGGAGCGCCGTCGCCGCCATGCCGAACTCCGGCTGCGCGCCCCGCTGTTGCCCGGCGAGGAGCCGGACGGCGACCGGCTTGTCGTGGTCGAGGGCGAGCGGCCGGACGCCTGGTGGCTGCCCGGCCCGACGCCCCGACTGGTCATCACCACGGCCGCGTTGCGTCGGCTGAAGGGCCGGGAGGTGGACGCGGTGGTCGCCCATGAGCAGGGGCACGCGCGGGCACGGCACCACTGGCTGCTGCACTGTTCGGCCGCGCTCGCGGACGGATTCCCCCGGGTTCCGGTGTTCGCGGCGTTCCGCGACGAGATGCACCGGCTGGTCGAACTCGCCGCCGACGACACGGCCTCCCGTCGCCACGGCCGTCTCACCATCGCCCTCGCCCTGGTCGGCCTCAACGAGGACCGGGGGGTGTTCGGCCCCTGTCCGACCCCCGAGGACCATGTGCCGCAGCGCGTCGACCGGCTGCTCGCGCCCCCGGAACGCCTCACGCCGGCGCACCGGCTGCGGCTGACCGCGTACGCCGCCCTGGTGCCGGCCGTACCGGTGCTGGTGGCTTTCGTTCCCGCGTTGCGGGCACTCGGTAGGTCGTGACATGGCAAAGAAAGGGCCAAGACGAGCCCAAGGACAACGTGCGGCGTGACGGCTTTGCTCCGGTCGCGGGGCGTGACAGTGATCTCACGCCTCGGCATTGGCCCGAGGCCCCGGGAGTCGGCCAGGATCGCTGTATGCACACCCCCACCGTCGACTCGCCGCCCCACCGGCCGTCGACCCACCGCACCGCCCGCGCCGCCGCGGCCTTCGCGGCGCCGTCCTTCCTGCTGCTCGTCCTGGTCGCGATCTCGTGGGCGCCACTCATGTCGCTGGACGAGAGCATCGCGAACACCACCCACGGATGGGCCGTCGACGAACCGGGCGTCACCCACGCGTTCCGCATCCTGACGGACTGGGTCTGGGACCCGGTGACGATGCGTCTGCTGGCGGCGGCCGCCGCGATCTGGCTGGTGTGGCGCCACCGGGAATGGTGGCTCGCCGTCTGGCTGGCGGTCACCTGCGCGGCGGGCACGGCGTTGCAGCAGGCGTTGAAGGCCGCCGTCGGCCGGGAAAGGCCCGCGTGGCCCGACCCCGTCGACTCCGCCCACTACGCCGCGTATCCGTCGGGCCACGCCATGACGGCCACGGTCGTCCTCGGGCTGATGGTGTGGCTGCTGCACCTGTACGGGGCCAGTCGTACCGTCGTGCGCACGGCCGTGGCGGTGACCGCCGTCTCGGTCGTGGGCGTCGGGCTGACCCGGATCTGGCTGGGCGTGCACTGGGCGTCGGACGTGCTGGGCGGCTGGCTGCTGGGCGGTCTGACGATCGCGCTGGCGGTGCTCGCGTACGAGAAGTGGGGCGCGCCGAGGCGTACTTGACCGGGTCCGCGCCGCCACGAAAGATCGACGGCATGACGGTCAAGGGAGTGCTGTTCGACTTCTCCGGGACGCTCTTCCGCGTGGAGTCCACCGAGTCCTGGCTCCGCGCGGTCCTCACCGCCTCCTCGCTCACCCTGCCCGAGGCGGAGTTGGTCCGGGCGGCCGAGGCACTGGAGCGGGCGGGCGCCCTGCCGGGCGGCGCCGTCCCGGCGGAGACGCCGACCGGGGACCTGGCCGCTCTGTGGGCGCTGCGGGACCGGAGCGCCGAGGAGCACCGGGCCGCCTTCACCGGGCTGTCCCGTCGTGTCACGCTCCCCGACCCGACGCTCCACGACGCGCTGTACGACCGCCATATGACACCGGCGGCCTGGAGTCCGTACCCGGACGCGGTCGACGTCCTCGTCGGCCTGCGGGCACGCGGGGTGGCCGTCGGTGTGGTGAGCAACATCGGCTGGGACCTGCGGCCCGTGTTCCGCGCGCACGGCCTCGACCCGTACGTCGACGTGTACGTGCTGTCGTACGAGCACGGCGTGCAGAAGCCGGACCCGCGGCTGTTCGCGATCGCCTGCGCGGCGCTCGGTGTCGACGCGCGGGACACCCTGATGGTCGGCGACGACCGGCGGGCCGACGCCGGTGCGGCGACGCTGGGGTGCGGGGTGCACTTCGTGGACCATCTGCCCGTCGCGGAGCGGCCGGACGGGCTGCGGCGGGTGCTGGAACTGCTGGACTGAGCCGGTGCCGGCCGCCGCCCCGCGAGGGGCCGTGCGTCCGAGTCCCGTGCGCAGGGCGGCTGTTCGTCGCCACCGGACGTCCGTCCCGGACCGTCCCCCGTGCGGCCCGGGACGAACAGCGGCCGGGCGGGCCCACACAGGGTCGCCGCCCGGAAGCGCTGAGTATAGTTCGCCGTTCGTCGATCGACGCGGGAGTTACCGGATGTCCTCGCGCGGCTCCCCGTTCGGCGCGGTCGCCGGGAGCGCGGTGTCCCGCCGGGCCGCGAAGGGCCCGGCGGGACGCGTGACGTGACCGCGTCGCGGTACTTCTACCAGTCGAAGTCGAAGTAGTCCGGCTGCGTCTGCACGTTGAGCTCACTCTGGTGGACCCACTTGGCCGGGTCCGTCCGGCGGTCGTTGATCTTCAGGACGTCGAAGCCCTTCACCATGTCGTTCGAGTAGATGTGGCCGTTGTAGTAGTACGCCGACCAGGTACCGCCGCCCACCAGGGTGGTGGTGGAGATCGGGCCGCGCTCGAAGTACGCGATCTCCTTGGGCTTGGTGGAGTCGGTGAAGTCCCAGACGGAGACACCGCCCTGGTACCACGCCTGGACCATGATGTCCTTGCCCTTGACCGGGATCAGCGAGCCGTTGTGGGCGACGCAGTTCTCGGTGTCGGCCTGGTGACGCGGGATCTTGTAGTAGCTCTTGAAGACGAGCTGGCGCTTGTCCCCCTTGCCGACGATGTCGTAGATGCCGTCGGCGCCGCGGTTCGGGCCGATCGCCTCGTTGCAGGTGGCCGCGCCACCGCCGCCCAACTCGTCGGTGAAGACGACCTTGTTCGCTTTCTGGTTGAAGGTGGCCGAGTGCCAGAACGCGAAGTTCACGTTGTCCTGGACCTGGTCGATGACCTTCGGGTTCTCCGGGTCCTTGATGGAGAACAGGATGCCGTCGCCCATGCACGCGCCGGCCGCGAGGTCCTTCGACGGCAGCACCGTGATGTCGTGGCAGCCGGTGGTCTTGGAGACGCCGGGGTTCGTGGGTGAACCCGGGTTGCCGCCACCGTCCGGGCCCTCACCGGGGAACAGGACCGGGAAGCCCACCACGGCCGCCTTCTCCGGGGACTTGCGGGGCACCTTGATGATCGTGATGCCGTCGTGCGGCGGCTGGCAGTCGGGGAACGAGGCGTTCGGCGAGTACGAGGAGACGTAGACGTAGACGTTCCTGCGCTCGGGCACCAGCGTGTGGGTGTGCGAACCGCAGGCCGTCTCCACGGCGGCGACGTACTTCGGGTTCGCCTTGTCGCTGATGTCGAAGATCTTCACGCCCTCCCACGACGACTTCTCGGTCGCGGGCTGCGTCGTGCTGTTGCAGGAGTTGTCGCTGCGCGAGGAGTCGGTGGACAGGAAGAGCAGGTTCCCGGAGACGGAGATGTCGTTCTGCGAGCCCGGGCAGAGGACCTGGGCGACCGTCTTCGGCGCCTTCGGGTTGCTGATGTCGAAGACACGGAAACCGTCGTAGTTGCCGGCGAAGGCGTACCTGCCCTGGAAGGCGAGGTCCGAGTTGGTGCCCGGCAGCGCGTCCTTGGGGATGTTGGCCAGATGCTGGATGTTGGCGGAATGGACGATCTCGTCCTGGCCGGGGATCTCGCCGGCGGCTATCGCTTCGCGCGCCTCGGCGGCGTCACTCTTGGAGACCTTCTCCCGCACGGCGGGCGAGTCCCCCGGGTCGGGGGTCGCGGCCGCCGGTCCGGCGGTGAGCAACGCGGCCAGGAGGCCGGCCGCAGTCGCGGCGACCCCCAGACGTCTGCGCCGCGTCCGAAGGTTGTTCAACAGGGTCACTGTGTCCTCCCTTGTGGCCGTTCGCGGTTGAACGGTTCGAGCACCTCCGCAGTATCGTCTTCATCATGCACAGATCAACAGACGGCAATGTACTTGTAACGAACAAATTTGATCACCAGCATGCGAAAGCGTGTTAGGAACGTTCGTCAACACTCACGAGGTGTACGCCCGTTGCTGTGTCCCAGGAGGTCACTGTGCTCGTTCGCCGCACATCCCGCGCGCCGCTGGTCACGGCCTCGCTGACGGCCGCTCTACTGGCGCTCGTGGGCTGCGAGTCGGGGTCCGAGGCGGCTCCCGACGGCGGTTCGGACAGGTCGAGCGGGCCGGCGGTGATCGCGCCCGGAAAACCCGGTGAGACCGCTCAAACACTTTCGCCGGAAGAAGTCGAGAAGCAGCGAGCGGAGGACGACTCTCCGAATTCCGCGGACTACGACTACGCGCGCATGATGATCCTGCACCACACCCAGGCCCTGGAGATGACCGAACTCGCCCCCGACCACGCGAAGTCGACCCAGGTGAAGCGGATCGCCGAGCGCATCTCGGCCGCCCAGAAGCCCGAGATCGAGGCCATGGAGGGCTGGCTGAAGGCCCACGACGGTGACGAGCGCGACACGTCGCACGACCACGAGGAGATGCCCGGCATGGCGACCGGGGCACAACTGAAGGAACTCGGCACGCTCGACGGGGAGAAGTTCGACCAGCTGTTCCTGAAGCTGATGATCACCCATCACGAGGGGGCGATCACCATGGCCACGGACGTCAAGGCACAGGGCAACAACATCCTGATCGAGGAGATGGCCGACGACGTGATCGCTCAGCAGACCACGGAGATCAGCAGGATGCGCGACCTGACGCGGTAACCGACCGGCCCCGCCGGGCCCCGGGGTCCGGGGTCCGGGGTCCGGGGTCCGGGGTCCGGGGTCCCAGCTCAGCGGCGGGCGTGACGGGGGCCGAGGAGGCCCTCGTCGCGCGCGCCTGCGATCAGCCGGAGCGCCTTGCGGCGGCTGTGACCGGTCGCGCACATCACCGCGAGGACCGGGTCGTAGCCGCACCGCTGCGCCGCGAGGTACTCCTCGGCCACCATGCGCCGCCCCTCCACACCGCGCGGCCACGCGGGCCGGGCCCGCCGCCCCGGCCCGTGCGAGGTCTGCGGCGGCTCCTCCTCGACGAGGTCCGGCGCGGTGCCGCACGCCGCGAACAGCGGCCCCTCGATCCAGTCGGCGAGCTCCGCCAGGTCGTCCAGGGACAGCGGCGGCTGCGCGCGTACGTCCTCCAGCGACAGCCGGCCCTCGCAGACCACGGCGAGGACCTCGACCCCGGCACCGTCGGGGAAGGAGAGCCGGGCGTTGTACCAGGCGGTGGCGCCGTCGTGCTCCTGCACTTCCCACGCGGGCCGCACGGACACCGCGCCGTCCTGCCAGTGGCGGTCGGAGAGATTGAGAAAAGATGCTTCCAGCACCCACGCAACGTAAACGCATGATCAGATTCTCTGCGCACAGCCACGCGTACCTGGGGCACGCGGCACCCCGACGGCGCAGCATCCCCACCCTCGCCGCAGCGCTCCGCCCCTGGCAAGGAGTGGCAACACAGCTGAAATCAACAAACTGTTCAAGTCGCCTAGGGTCTCGCCCATGGCAACCACCACCCCCACCCACCCCGTGGACGACGTACCCCCCACCCGCCATCTCCTCGCCTTCGGCCTGCAGCACGTCCT
This genomic stretch from Streptomyces deccanensis harbors:
- a CDS encoding LVIVD repeat-containing protein, with product MTLLNNLRTRRRRLGVAATAAGLLAALLTAGPAAATPDPGDSPAVREKVSKSDAAEAREAIAAGEIPGQDEIVHSANIQHLANIPKDALPGTNSDLAFQGRYAFAGNYDGFRVFDISNPKAPKTVAQVLCPGSQNDISVSGNLLFLSTDSSRSDNSCNSTTQPATEKSSWEGVKIFDISDKANPKYVAAVETACGSHTHTLVPERRNVYVYVSSYSPNASFPDCQPPHDGITIIKVPRKSPEKAAVVGFPVLFPGEGPDGGGNPGSPTNPGVSKTTGCHDITVLPSKDLAAGACMGDGILFSIKDPENPKVIDQVQDNVNFAFWHSATFNQKANKVVFTDELGGGGAATCNEAIGPNRGADGIYDIVGKGDKRQLVFKSYYKIPRHQADTENCVAHNGSLIPVKGKDIMVQAWYQGGVSVWDFTDSTKPKEIAYFERGPISTTTLVGGGTWSAYYYNGHIYSNDMVKGFDVLKINDRRTDPAKWVHQSELNVQTQPDYFDFDW
- a CDS encoding DUF6214 family protein → MSVRPAWEVQEHDGATAWYNARLSFPDGAGVEVLAVVCEGRLSLEDVRAQPPLSLDDLAELADWIEGPLFAACGTAPDLVEEEPPQTSHGPGRRARPAWPRGVEGRRMVAEEYLAAQRCGYDPVLAVMCATGHSRRKALRLIAGARDEGLLGPRHARR
- a CDS encoding DUF305 domain-containing protein, encoding MLVRRTSRAPLVTASLTAALLALVGCESGSEAAPDGGSDRSSGPAVIAPGKPGETAQTLSPEEVEKQRAEDDSPNSADYDYARMMILHHTQALEMTELAPDHAKSTQVKRIAERISAAQKPEIEAMEGWLKAHDGDERDTSHDHEEMPGMATGAQLKELGTLDGEKFDQLFLKLMITHHEGAITMATDVKAQGNNILIEEMADDVIAQQTTEISRMRDLTR
- a CDS encoding M56 family metallopeptidase, whose protein sequence is MMVPAALLLLGALTAVVAPRLLARADWPDREPVVALWVWQCVVAAVLLCCALSMALSAAAAWTVVRGRVFAPAPQGVVDAYALDSGGSWAVGTAVALAGGGLWTGTMLVREVLGARRERRRRHAELRLRAPLLPGEEPDGDRLVVVEGERPDAWWLPGPTPRLVITTAALRRLKGREVDAVVAHEQGHARARHHWLLHCSAALADGFPRVPVFAAFRDEMHRLVELAADDTASRRHGRLTIALALVGLNEDRGVFGPCPTPEDHVPQRVDRLLAPPERLTPAHRLRLTAYAALVPAVPVLVAFVPALRALGRS
- a CDS encoding HAD family hydrolase; translation: MTVKGVLFDFSGTLFRVESTESWLRAVLTASSLTLPEAELVRAAEALERAGALPGGAVPAETPTGDLAALWALRDRSAEEHRAAFTGLSRRVTLPDPTLHDALYDRHMTPAAWSPYPDAVDVLVGLRARGVAVGVVSNIGWDLRPVFRAHGLDPYVDVYVLSYEHGVQKPDPRLFAIACAALGVDARDTLMVGDDRRADAGAATLGCGVHFVDHLPVAERPDGLRRVLELLD
- a CDS encoding phosphatase PAP2 family protein, whose protein sequence is MHTPTVDSPPHRPSTHRTARAAAAFAAPSFLLLVLVAISWAPLMSLDESIANTTHGWAVDEPGVTHAFRILTDWVWDPVTMRLLAAAAAIWLVWRHREWWLAVWLAVTCAAGTALQQALKAAVGRERPAWPDPVDSAHYAAYPSGHAMTATVVLGLMVWLLHLYGASRTVVRTAVAVTAVSVVGVGLTRIWLGVHWASDVLGGWLLGGLTIALAVLAYEKWGAPRRT
- a CDS encoding DUF5134 domain-containing protein; amino-acid sequence: MHGPVSAGWLLVALCAVTGAYCLLRMRSAVEEQRRAAGGEALMGFGMAAMAVPAAAVAPPRWAWLLYTLVFGAAAVRALWAARAGAHHLHHLVGALAMVYMAAVMALAPGGGHGGTGLPPVTGALLVYFAGYVVWAGLRLVPVPAAARTGVRAGGATGWGDRPELARACRLSMGIGMFAMLLTV